A genomic stretch from Aedes albopictus strain Foshan chromosome 2, AalbF5, whole genome shotgun sequence includes:
- the LOC109401706 gene encoding uncharacterized protein LOC109401706, which translates to MNRQIWNVGSYRDSFQKDKYPSTRNVLQVFFHYHRKQNMTVPASSRLVAKAVHNIWLEKNRQPQKVPYISKKIGNLFSKWRKLLANRKKSQSCYKLKRQQWRDNLPVVFDVSRSESRFKSSKESLPETESVTNSIQDSELSDANSDWDDATSDYSEPLPKKQKIEPWKNEALTLLDRAMVTDTAASAILTATAVGLGLNTNSVASSRSSLYRRRTKARVEQMENAQKEFSPSEAVVIHIDTKRMKKGVGLESEERLAVTTSGFGTEQIVGVPVIPTGTGKDIAQAVVKLLEEKGIENSIKGICYDTTAANSGIQNGSVVLLEKLIGRSLLRLPCRHHILELILEAVFTKVFSEKSSGPEITIFKRFQKEWPGINKDSYKGAKDLISPKLIPAYLKSIETLHHMKKIRADYQEFIELTALLLGVETLNGSQIKIKSPGAMHRARWMSRALYSLKMYLFREQFKLDKSEIRALRRINKFIVLVYLDAWFAAPAGPSAPRHDLQLLSKLKSYKDSEIRIVAQNKLLRHE; encoded by the exons ATGAATCGTCAGATTTGGAATGTCGGTTCGTACCGGGATTCTTTTCAAAAAGACAAGTATCCTTCAACGCGCAACGTACTTCAAGTGTTCTTCCATTACCATAGAAAGCAAAACATGACAGTACCGGCAAGCAGTAGGTTAGTCGCGAAGGCCGTTCATAACATCTGGTTAGAGAAGAATCGGCAGCCCCAAAAGGTTCCATATATTAGCAAAAAAATTGGCAACCTTTTCTCAAAGTGGCGGAAATTACTTGCAAACCGTAAGAAGTCTCAATCCTGTTACAAACTGAAGCGGCAACAGTGGCGGGATAATCTACCAGTGGTTTTCGATGTCTCGCGAAGTGAATCCAGATttaaatcttctaaagaatccctTCCGGAGACGGAATCCGTAACAA ATTCGATCCAAGATAGTGAGCTTTCGGATGCAAATTCTGATTGGGATGATGCCACTTCTGATTATAGTGAACCATTGCCAAAAAAGCAGAAAATTGAACCATGGAAGAATGAAGCACTTACTTTGCTTGATCGTGCAATGGTTACTGATACGGCGGCATCAGCGATTTTAACCGCTACGGCGGTTGGATTGGGTCTCAATACCAACTCAGTGGCTAGTAGCAGATCTAGCTTGTACCGTCGCAGGACAAAG GCACGAGTTGAGCAGATGGAGAATGCTCAGAAAGAATTTTCACCATCAGAAGCAGTTGTAATTCATATTGACACGAAACGAATGAAGAAAGGCGTTGGACTCGAGTCAGAAGAAAGGTTAGCCGTAACTACTTCTGGATTTGGAACGGAACAAATTGTTGGAGTACCAGTGATACCGACAGGCACCGGCAAAGATATTGCGCAAGCGGTagtgaaactgctggaagaaaaaGGCATCGAAAACAGCATAAAAGGCATTTGCTATGACACCACAGCGGCTAATTCAGGTATACAAAATGGATCCGTGGTATTGCTGGAAAAGCTGATAGGACGAAGTCTGCTCCGTCTACCATGTAGACACCACATTCTGGAGTTGATCCTTGAGGCGGTTTTTACAAAAGTATTCAGCGAGAAATCCAGTGGCCCTGAAATAACAATTTTCAAACGTTTCCAGAAAGAATGGCCTGGTATCAACAAAG ATTCATACAAAGGTGCAAAAGACCTGATCTCACCAAAATTGATACCAGCATATCTAAAATCGATTGAGACTCTTCACCACATGAAGAAGATTCGCGCTGATTACCAAGAATTCATTGAATTAACTGCCTTACTTCTTGGAGTCGAGACACTGAATGGTTCTCAAATTAAAATAAAGTCACCTG GCGCCATGCATAGGGCTAGGTGGATGTCTCGAGCGCTGTACTCGCTGAAAATGTATTTGTTCCGCGAGCAATTTAAACTCGACAAATCAGAAATCCGGGCTTTGCGCAGAATCAATAAATTCATAGTATTGGTATACTTGGATGCATGGTTCGCTGCCCCGGCTGGTCCATCAGCTCCGAGACATGATTTGCAATTACTGAGTAAGCTGAAATCCTACAAAGATTCAGAAATCAGAATAGTAGCACAGAACAAACTGTTAAGGCATGAGTGA